The region TGCCCGgaagtgtgttggtgtgggtGCGACTGAGTGGCATTGTGTTATGTCCGTTTCGAGACAACAGTTATTCGATGTTCTAACCGATACCGATAGCCTTATCccagaaagggagggaggtaATCGGACCGGATCGGGACGAGAACGCAtccatttttctcattttactccttctcctgctgatCGCTTTGCAGAAACAATCAAGGTATTCGACGGAAACTGTTCATATCGAAGAAGAATATTTAGAGCCATCACCGTACCTAGAACATGCACCTTGGAACAACTGTTGACCACCGCCTTGAGGGCTTTCCACATAGCCAGGGATTCAAATGTACGTCACCCGTTCTGTGCCAATTCTGGAGCATCACACTAACTTCAACTTGTTTCTGTTGGTCCCTTACTATCTGCAGCTATTTTTTCTCACCGATGTCTATGGCGACGAGGCCAGGTTACAGGATCCTACACCGGTGCCAACCCTGCACAGGGTAGAGGGCAAGAGACCGGCTATCTACTTGAGATTTCGGTAAGATTGCCTAATGTCTATTGCTCCTCCTTGGCCTTGACTAATGTTCCCTTTTATTATGTTGCTCTATTGCCATCAGGGACAAGGAGAACGATCATGGCTTCGTGCGCGTGTACCCGGGCAAGCTGCAGGTGGAGAACGCTTACGTTATCATCCCGGTGGACAACGATACGACGGTCAAGGATCTGATCTGCGAGGCACTGAAGAAGTTCGGCCTGCAGAGCCACCAGATCGAGGACTATCGCTGCTCGGAGATACTGCTCGACCGCGGTGTCACCGAGCGGGTGCTGTCGTGGAACGAGCGACCCTGGGAGATCATGAAGCAGCTGGGCAAGGACTCGATCCGCCAGATGGAGCTGATGCGGTTCTACCTGCAGCTGAAGCAGGACCCGCACGGTCCCAATCTGGCCCTGTTCGTGGGCAACCTACCGCCCGGGCTATCCCAGCGCAACTACGAGCACATACTGACCGAGTTTCTCGGTTTCGAGAACAagttcagcagcatcgggcCCATCTACTACGAGTACGGTTCGCTGGTGATCACCTACGAAAATGCATCCAAAGCGGTAGGTAGCGGAGCGGCCGTGGAACGTACCAGACACCGTTTGAACGAATGTCCGCctttttgccccttttttgcagGTTCGTGCATTCCAAGCGCTGCGGGAATCGAAGTACGAGGAGAAGCACCtgcttgtgctgttgctgccgaacATCGAACCGAGCATGGTGCCGCCCGGTGTAcagccgctgctggtgtttgtcAACGTCAAGTCCGGTGGCTGCCAGGGACTAGAGCTTATTAGTAGTTTTCGTAAATTATTGAATCCATATCAAGTGTTTGATTTGGATAACGGTGGACCACTGCCTGGGTAATGGGATTGACCAGAAGAGGAATCCCTCATTTCGGCCGGAAATCATTCAttcgtgcgctctctctctctctctctctctctctttgcaggCTGTACGTGTTCCGTCACATACAGGACTACAAGATTCTCGTCTGTGGCGGTGACGGTACGATTGGCTGGGTGTTGCAGTGCCTGGACAACGTAGGCCAAGACTCGGAATGCTCTAGTCCACCGTGTGCTATCGTTCCCCTCGGTACCGGTAAGTGTGTTCGCCTTGGTGTAAGCGGCCACGTTGCAACTGCACTCATCGCACTATGGTTGTTTCAGGCAACGATCTGGCCCGGGTACTCCGTTGGGGTGCCGGGTATACCGGGGGCGAGGATCCACTCAATCTGCTGCGCGACGTGATCGACGCGGAGGAGATCCGGCTCGACCGCTGGACGGTGGTCTTCCATCCGGAGGACAAGCCGGAGGATGCGACCCCCAAAGCGCAGCCGAACTCAACcggtaagaagaagaaaatacagcaacaacagcaacaaacacaacagcaacagcagaaccagcaacatcatcatccatcggtGGCGATCGTGGCCGCCAACCCGGCTCAAGGTCATTTGCTGtactttttcatttcatttccctccCGCCCCCCTTGAACTTCCCCCACTCTTTTGGGGACGTTTTGCAACACTGCATTTCCCGTTTGCTCCGTTTCTGTGGTCCTTGTTCTTTTCctactctttcttttcctacTTCTTGCGTTTATTCCCACCCCTGTACTAATTTCCCTTTATGCCCACTGTTACGCTCCACTCttctcgctctatctctctttctgtctctgtcgctctcACTATCCTGCTCCAGAATGGATAGTTTCGTTGGGCGAGCCACACTAGCTCACTCACAGCATTACTTAGCTAACTTTCCTATTCTTTCCCGTATGcccaaaagcaaacgaacgagtTTCTCATCCTGTTACATTACTGTGTGTTGCTACTAACACGTAAAACTACACCACTCAAACCAACGTAAAACACACTTACACACGAAACCTCCACACGCAGCAGACAGCCATTGTGTAAACCACAGTAGTGTTGCTAATCCACGTTCCCTTGTAACAACTACCCTGTAAATGCCAGAAGGGAGCGTGACTGCTTTGAATTGAGCTGTGTAAATCAACTGTATAGCGTAGTAACTCATTGGAACCTCCTTCCCCGGGtatcatcgatgatgatgatgatgataatgtagAGTAGACGCAACCAATGCCACCATATCGTTCCTGCATTGGGCTGTATAAGGATCAGTACAAACACATCCCGATCAGTAGTTTGTTTCGTGAGCTTCTGTGCTACGTAGAACACGTTCTTGATCGTTTTTTTAGGCTGAACTTTTAAAGCTGATGCAGAAATAACGTTTGGCAGTCTAGGGGTAACCATTTGTTGGCTATGAACTGAATTCGAATTCTGATTGGGATGCTGGAACATTTGCAATCCGCTAATGAGCATCGAATAATGTTGCATGCAGTTGGCCGCTTCATTTGTCTGCAGTACCGTACCGCCGTACTTAACAGGAACCATATCCCTGTGGTGCTTGGACAAACAGTGATACTAAACACTCTCTATCATCattactactattactactactactactaccaccaccacgtacAACAAACACAGTCAGATGGATGTTGCTGTAAATACTGTTTTAGGccggttgatgttgatgttgttgttgctatgcTCAGTGTCGTTCCCTGGAATGGATGTGTTCGATGTAGTTCTGTCGACTCTCGAGTGGCTCAACCGTTTCGCTGCGGTGATTCACTTCCGTAAACGAACGTCTACAACATTCTGCGCGAAGTTAGTCATCGCAGCATCGTAATCGCCACTCGACGATCGCTCGAAGGAATCGTTCACGTTCGCCACGACTGAAAAACTGTTTTCCCTTGtcatttatctctctctcgtggcgATCGGCAGTAGTTGGAGGGGCACAGAGCGAGGACAATTCGCAGATCTTCGTAATGAACAATTACtttggcatcggcatcgatgcCGATCTGTGCCTGGACTTCCACAATGCGCGCGAGGAGAACCCGAACAAGTTCAACTCCCGGCTGCACAACAAGGGCGTGTACGTGAAGATGGGCCTGCGCAAGATGGTTGGCCGTAAGATGGTGAAAGAGCTGCACAAAGAGCTGCGGCTGGAGGTGGACGGTAAGGTCGTGGAGCTGCCACCGGTCGAGGGTATCATCATACTGAACATCCTCAGGTTGGTTTCGTCAACTGGCGCCTTGAACGCTGCGCTCCGATTCGCTTACTAACGCCACTTACGCTTGATCCTCTCTACCACCTTCTAGCTGGGGCTCGGGAGCTAATCCATGGGGCCCGGAAAAGGAGGATCAGTTCAGCAAACCGAATCACTGGGACGGTATGCTGGAGGTGGTCGGTGTTACCGGGGTCGTGCATTTGGGCCAGATACAGTCCGGTTTACGATCGGCCATGCGGATAGCACAGGTACGCTATACGAGACGAAACGAGCACACCAAAAAGATCCGCTTCTAATCCGctcttttcttcctccgtAGGGTGGTCACATCAAAATTCATCTTCATTCCGACATACCGGTGCAGGTCGACGGAGAGCCGTGGGTGCAAAGCCCTGGCGATGTGGTTGTCCTGAAGTCGGCACTCAAGGTACGTTCCCATCGTGGATCcataattgttttctttccattttttttgtcgatgAATGATCTCTTACTCGTACTTCCACTTCTCTTACGTCCCACATCATAGCTTGTAAGTGCTTCCATGTAGCTTAGACTCTTGTAcaatattttgtgttttaatgtAGATGTGTCTCTGCATGGTGAGAGTAATTCAGTTTCATTCACTTAACCTTAACCTCTTCTCCAACACGCGTCTTGCCATCCCTGTCACCTCGTGACGCTCGTGAGCATATCCTCATTTTTTCGGGATCAGAACCCGGAACATGATTCCGACGAATGTGTGATTTGGAATCGAAatttattttgtaaaattctGACACAAAGTTGGTTtagtatttattttattattattttttcttctttaactACAACAATTTTAATGTGTCCTATGCAGAGTAGTTTCTAAACAAACTTCCTCTCCCACAAACTATTCTCCTCAAGATTGTCGCAAAGAATTTAACTCACAGTACAGTAGAAACTAATCAGCTAATTGTACAAAGAATGAGCCTAAACTTGTATCAAATTGCATCAACCTATCGACTACAAAATGAGATGCACCATCCTGCATAACTGCTTTGAAAATTTGGTTTTCATCTTGCTTTTGTATCTAGTATTTATTCCTGTTAAAAGCAACACTGAACCCCTTTTTACCGACAAACTACGCGCCTGAGTCCAGGGACCAAGCCATCTCTCCTATTTGTTCCATCCAAACATGCTTTACTTAGATGCAAGAGAcagtggaaaagtgttttaattttgtgtttttgcctTAGtttcaccaccacggccatctacctccttctcctcccctccAACAACTCCCCCCCTCTCCATCCTAAGTCACATCATCAATGGCATTTGTGTTCATTTGAATAGCTTAAGATGAGAGAAGCTCGCCCAAAACACGAGTGGCCCGCAGGCACGCCCAAACGACTCTGACCTCTTGCCGTCGCCATGGGTATCCatttgtgcgtgtgtgtgtgtgtgtgtgtgtgtgtttgtgcgtgtgtgtgagCGTGTTGTGTGAATGTCTTGTACGCCCATTAATATCACCCAATGCCAATGTTCAACCGAAAAttgaaagattaaaaaaatcgggcaaaaaaaaacacctcctGTCTTGCTCTCCCACTCaatccaaccccccccccccccccccccccccccccccgggcacacCGGTACTGATCCACCACCAATAAATGCTATCACAACTTTCTATAGGCGACGATGCTGAAGAAAATTAAGAGCAAACGGAGGCTCACCGAACCGCATATCTCGCCGGCCGTTGCGGGCTTCTCGCAGGGCGGAGCACCAGAGAATGGCGATCGCGATAAGGATGCGTTGAGCGGCACCTAGAGTACCCGACCGTCCGGTCCTAGCTTTCTTTTCTCCTGTTTTCTATGATAACATTAagcaccaccccaaaaaaccaacaccgaCCCACCTCCCCCTCAGAAACGCACCGGGCGCAacccacaacaaaacaaaacagaacagagcaaacaagaacaacaaaggaagaaaaaaaacaatgaaaccgAAAGGGAAACCCCCATTAACTGTAGAAGGCGCGAGAGGTCGCTACAGGAAAAGGGCACCGCGAACCACGGAACGCATTTAATCGAAGCACAGGGACGCATAACGCGACCAGGACACACTATTAATTACTATTCAATCAGGTGGGCAAATCGGGTTTCGGCTCTCACGTCTAGCTTTCctttgtcttcttcttcttcttatgaAGTCCACCACCAGATAATGTAGGGTTCTACTAGTGGGAACTGTATTTGCGCGGCCAAACTGGGACTCAAAGCAGCTCAAAGCTGCAGCCCGTAGTTTCTCGAACGGTACAGGGCCAGGGGGTTTGTGCTAGGTTGCCTTTGGTTATGACGCGCTAGTGTATTCATCTTTAAGTGTAAGCAACATGGAATCGTTACAGTTATTTGGATAGTTAGTAGATACGATATCGGCTATAGATAACGAATATGTGTGTTCGGAATCAGTTGTTGGTTGATACCCTTGTTGATAAGTAAAAATCACATCGGCACCAGAAGTCAAAGGGTTGGCGGGGGGCGGCTTCTCAAACGCTAGCTAGCTACTTTTTATGACACTAACCCACCTGCTTTGCCGGGCTATCGGTACGTTAAGTTGTCGAAGCGAAAggcagcgagccagcgagcagcaatTGGAAAGCCAGAACATAGGAAAATGCGCTGTACTGATAAGCCTTCTCCGTTATCCAGTTGCTTGCCAGTAGTATCCACTATTGAACCTCAAGCTCAAACCTCAAACGAACCAACATTGACGTGCTCATGTACATCCTACTACCCTCGGTCATGCCTCCACACACTCtttcaaacacacataccacGCACCACAAAGTCCCGAAACGACGCGAAAATGTTAAACCAAAATAGGTTCATCACTCGGTGTCTCTCCTGTCCAGTTAACTGCACCTCCAGTTTATACACTACGTCTACTAGTATTTCGTAAGGCTGTTTTTGGACCTTTTTCATGTAACGAAGTAAGAAAAGAAACCATCGTTTATCGATTGAAGCACGCGCACAGCTGTAGTAGCAGTATTGTTGCTCTTACCGACCGATTGTCGCCTTAGCTGAACCACTTcagaaaccaaccaaccaactaaccggCAAACAACACTCTCTACTCCACTAATACACTCCACACTCGCGCTCACTGTACCCGCtgcgaaaatggcaaacctCTAAgtaatcaccatcaccaccgccacgatcaccaccacgtaTATATGGCATCGCCTATTACACTTGTACCCTGTCTGTACTGCGTACTAGGACGACGTAATTTCCACACTATAAAATCAACCGC is a window of Anopheles aquasalis chromosome 2, idAnoAquaMG_Q_19, whole genome shotgun sequence DNA encoding:
- the LOC126578752 gene encoding diacylglycerol kinase theta isoform X1; translation: MAGGSEHTFGRKTFHKPTYCHHCSDLLWGLIGQGYICEVCNFIVHEKCVSNIVTPCLGIAPYLIRNPVAHCWSEPSHHKRKFCSVCRKRLDETPAVHCLICEYFAHVECQDFAIPDCKENATYVPGKELGHVKHQHHWREGNLPQSSKCAYCKKTCWSYECLTGYRCEWCGTTTHGGCRNNIQAECTFGTLQPIYLPPHAVSIPRTEVPMEAIIGVQNRNKGTPGIQRDYSCPRSISEEITIENRYRDDEYVPKGESSSSGTHPKPDSAHKPDKDKDKKDKEKEERDEETIKVFDGNCSYRRRIFRAITVPRTCTLEQLLTTALRAFHIARDSNLFFLTDVYGDEARLQDPTPVPTLHRVEGKRPAIYLRFRDKENDHGFVRVYPGKLQVENAYVIIPVDNDTTVKDLICEALKKFGLQSHQIEDYRCSEILLDRGVTERVLSWNERPWEIMKQLGKDSIRQMELMRFYLQLKQDPHGPNLALFVGNLPPGLSQRNYEHILTEFLGFENKFSSIGPIYYEYGSLVITYENASKAVRAFQALRESKYEEKHLLVLLLPNIEPSMVPPGVQPLLVFVNVKSGGCQGLELISSFRKLLNPYQVFDLDNGGPLPGLYVFRHIQDYKILVCGGDGTIGWVLQCLDNVGQDSECSSPPCAIVPLGTGNDLARVLRWGAGYTGGEDPLNLLRDVIDAEEIRLDRWTVVFHPEDKPEDATPKAQPNSTVVGGAQSEDNSQIFVMNNYFGIGIDADLCLDFHNAREENPNKFNSRLHNKGVYVKMGLRKMVGRKMVKELHKELRLEVDGKVVELPPVEGIIILNILSWGSGANPWGPEKEDQFSKPNHWDGMLEVVGVTGVVHLGQIQSGLRSAMRIAQGGHIKIHLHSDIPVQVDGEPWVQSPGDVVVLKSALKATMLKKMKGKMKRRNTEPTMQVMGPSGIQMTLAAPQEPDEVDSNNTDF
- the LOC126578752 gene encoding diacylglycerol kinase theta isoform X2, which translates into the protein MAGGSEHTFGRKTFHKPTYCHHCSDLLWGLIGQGYICEVCNFIVHEKCVSNIVTPCLGIAPYLIRNPVAHCWSEPSHHKRKFCSVCRKRLDETPAVHCLICEYFAHVECQDFAIPDCKENATYVPGKELGHVKHQHHWREGNLPQSSKCAYCKKTCWSYECLTGYRCEWCGTTTHGGCRNNIQAECTFGTLQPIYLPPHAVSIPRTEVPMEAIIGVQNRNKGTPGIQRDYSCPRSISEEITIENRYRDDEYVPKGESSSSGTHPKPDSAHKPDKDKDKKDKEKEERDEETIKVFDGNCSYRRRIFRAITVPRTCTLEQLLTTALRAFHIARDSNLFFLTDVYGDEARLQDPTPVPTLHRVEGKRPAIYLRFRDKENDHGFVRVYPGKLQVENAYVIIPVDNDTTVKDLICEALKKFGLQSHQIEDYRCSEILLDRGVTERVLSWNERPWEIMKQLGKDSIRQMELMRFYLQLKQDPHGPNLALFVGNLPPGLSQRNYEHILTEFLGFENKFSSIGPIYYEYGSLVITYENASKAVRAFQALRESKYEEKHLLVLLLPNIEPSMVPPGVQPLLVFVNVKSGGCQGLELISSFRKLLNPYQVFDLDNGGPLPGLYVFRHIQDYKILVCGGDGTIGWVLQCLDNVGQDSECSSPPCAIVPLGTGNDLARVLRWGAGYTGGEDPLNLLRDVIDAEEIRLDRWTVVFHPEDKPEDATPKAQPNSTVVGGAQSEDNSQIFVMNNYFGIGIDADLCLDFHNAREENPNKFNSRLHNKGVYVKMGLRKMVGRKMVKELHKELRLEVDGKVVELPPVEGIIILNILSWGSGANPWGPEKEDQFSKPNHWDGMLEVVGVTGVVHLGQIQSGLRSAMRIAQGGHIKIHLHSDIPVQVDGEPWVQSPGDVVVLKSALKATMLKKIKSKRRLTEPHISPAVAGFSQGGAPENGDRDKDALSGT